Part of the Arachis hypogaea cultivar Tifrunner chromosome 6, arahy.Tifrunner.gnm2.J5K5, whole genome shotgun sequence genome, acaaaataaaatcagacatatgttatgttattaattaattaaacaagATCACAGAAGTTGAATTTATGATTACAAAGACATACGTTCCAATGTATAGTTTCTCCCGAAGCAATGCCCAGCTAGCAACAGCAGTGAGAACAAGTTGCAATGGACTAAATACTGAAACGTATAAAGGACCTTTCCTCTCAATGGTCCATGACATGAGACAGTACGCTAGACCAGTGCAAACTACCCCctgaaattaattatttaattaagaaaatatataacttaatattcataaatatatataaatatatatcgattgattttagtatagattatttttgttaatatgaaTAAAGAAAGCTAAGAAAGAAGTAGAATTAGAAGTAGTACCGCATAAAGAGAAGAGACAAGTCTGATAGGATCATGAAGGGACCAAGAAGAGGGGGTATGGTCAAAAGACAAGGCAAGGAGGACACACTGGATGCTGGCCAAGAAACACATGTAGTTTGTGCTCGTATATGGAGCTGGGAAATTCTTGCTTATGTCTGCTTGAATTATGAACCAAAGTGACCAAACAAGGGCACTAACCACAAGAAGAAAAGGACCCAGAAGCGCGCTTCCGTTCCCGTTGGAGCTGCTTTTTCCTTCCATTCTCTCCGCAAAGCTCCAACGAATGCTTGATTCTGCTATACCAATTGTTTTGCCGTGGTAGAATGATAAAAGCAGTGCTCCACCTACACACACTACTGTTCCTAACACCTTTGCTACCcctgcttttctcttcattcccaCACTCTCTTGTCTACACAATTTATTCAATATAATTAATTCATTGCCATTGccatttctttttaataattatatttggtGAAAATTTTTATACAGTTATCTTCATATGAAGTTAATAATTGATAACCGCCATCTGAGTGTTACCTGAAGATGGCTGCCAGGACAAACGTAAAAGCTGGGAGCAAATTGGTGAGTGCACACGCAACTGTGGCAGTTGAATATTTTAGACCCACGAAGAACAGAACCTGGTTTCCTGTTATTCtgcatttcaaaattcaaattaagtgCGTGAGCTTAGtgataaaaggaaaaaagaatcataactcaaaatggGCTAAATTTGAAAAACTCTTGGCATTAAGTGCTAGCGACTACTATGAAAGGACAGAAAAGCACAAAAGCTTACCCTGTTATGGAAGAAAGTACTATTTGGAGCATAACGCGCCTTGTCATCCTCGGAACTGTTTTCCTACGGACGCAAACCAACAACAATTACACACaatgcaaaaaaataaaacaaacagaaacataaaataaaatatttatattattttatatattttttatggtataaaaatacattttttcatattttttatcgatcaattttaatattaaaaataaaaatatataaaacagatGTACACAAAAACAGAGCATATATAATGATCCGACTtgttaactttttattattaatcaaatacaagccaaaattaaaaacttataTTATATCTTGGCTGTGTTTTCTTCCCCTCCACTTCAAAGATGTATTATATATTTCAATATTTGCATACTGTTTTTAATGAGTTGGCTCGGTATATTTTTGTAGCgtaggaaaagaagaaaataaagacaaaaattacAGAGAATCGATATGTAATAAGAGCTATACGTAATGGAGTCCTAGTTCTGTATTTGAGTAACTTGCAAGATAGATTAAGTTTGTTTTATCCTTtgagattattgtttggtttctCGTTTATAAAAGTATCACGAACAAGGTACTTAATTTActttagaattaattttaaatgaaattatgaaaaaaatcaaAGGTCCGTaaaatttattagttttaatcagtatttttagtcattaatttaattctttaatttaataatttaataatatatttttaatttatatttttaaacattattaGTTAACTAATTatgactaaaaaataataaattttttcaattttctaatatttttttaaaattaatttgatcaaGAAGGAACCTGAAAGACAATTACGAAAACTTTTCCTTGAAATAAGTATATATGAATGGTGAATATTCAGGTGAAACATGAAGTTGATACCTCAAagttgttagatgaaaatttaatcaaatcagtgAAATCATTTAACGgttttcaaatatcaatttcatgtgaagttgactgTACCTAAATTTTCAGCGTATATAAATAGTTAAAAATAGTTAAACGATTATTTAATCAAAGAGGTGAAATCGTACTCACCCAAAATAAACGTGTTAGATCCAAATCACGCCTTACTATAACACAACCCATTTAATTTGTATGAGACTCTATATGAATTTAGAAACTCTTGTATACCATGCCTAATTTGAAAAAGTAGAAATTAAAGTTACTGGAACGTAACACCACTCGTAACGTGTCAAGCTAAGCATGCATGTCATCACTAGTGGTGTTCTTATAGGTTACATGAAAATGTTTGTGTGGCTTATCATCATTTTGGTGTACTTACTTTACTTGATAGTAACAAACTGACGAGTTAGATGTAAATGCACCAAAAAATGAGTAGTCTATACTATACTATATGTAGTCTAATAGAGTGAAAAAATTGGTCTTTATTGTTTCTGCTTAAAGCAAAAAAGGCTGTTAGTTACCATTTTGTGATGTTCTCTTTCTTTAAGATCTTTTTCCGTAAACTCTCACTTATTAATTAGCATCAAGCTAAGCAAGAAGCCCCACTCatcttattatatttaaaaaaattaagaaaccagtatttctagttcaaaactaaaaaatagttaatattattgaaaaatgcaagaaaaaaaaatgttagtcacttaatattttttatttattacaaaGCATTCACTTCATTATTTCCTTCAGTTTAGCTTTTCTTATTGTTGCTTCATAATAATATAATGCTCAAAATATGAAGAACAATCATATATATTAACATTTAAGCAttcatgcatgcatatggatataataataagaataatgtaGGAAAAATAAGTAGATGGATATGATTATTACAGTAAATGAATCCAAATTGATATATTACCATTCGAGCCAATAAGTGAAGGGAGCAATGGCAATAGTGGCAAAGATTTGACGATAAGCAACAAGGATAAGAGGGTTCATGCCACCTTCTAGGGCAAGCTTTGAGGTAATACTCATCCCTGCATACGCCAACTGAACAAGAATCATTGACAACAATGGAATGAGACCTCTCGCCATTATTCTCTTCTCTCTGCCTTTGAACTTTTGAACAATGAAGGGAGAAAGTTCAAAAGAAAAGAAGTGTATCtaggcagagagagagagagagagggagagggaatgAGAATAATAAGAGATGGAGAAGCAAGTAGAGAAAGATGGGTATATATATAAACACAACCAATAAAAAAGGTGAATGACATCGTGCGTGAAAAATGAGTAAAAGAAACGGTAGCAACCATATTTTCtacacatttttcttttatatctttttaagaaaagaaagagttGGATTCGATTTCTTGAGAAGCTTTGGGGGCTTGCGCGTACCTAGCAGGTTTAAATGCGTTTAATAAGAATGAGTCTTGAAGCAACTAAATTTGTTTGTTGTTGATGATAATGCGCATGTCACCATATACTATACATTATTATACCatactaatttaataaattataaagctAATGGGACCCCATCACAATTTTCCTTCTAGGTCCTTGCTAGCTGCATTTCCCAACCCACCCTGGGCTTGTTCCACGTTACGTCAATGCATTTGCATGCACTACTTCACCTTAATAATAATGCTTAGCTTTTTCTGATTTTCCCTTAAATTAAGCAAAAGCAAGTTTCACTACTCTCAGTTTGATCAGCACTCTTAAATACTCAAACAATTACTTTTAAccgttatttattttgtttttaataacaataaaaataaaaaaaatctagaaagcCAACTACAACATAAACTAACTCaaattaatcttttatatttttagttttaaaattctaaaaattaagatagtaaaaatttattttttttataacatatCTCTCATTTTTCAATTAGTTAACTCTAGTTAACTATTCTTCTAGTTGGTTTTCTAGTAAAACCGTAAAAATAATCGTTAATATAGTTATCGATAATTAAATATCAGTCGTGTTTATATTTTGTtgctaaaaatttttaataaaaattatacaattgtcaataaaaatatttttaatagctaaaataatatataattacaattataataaatagattttaatataattatattatgataattatggtaattatgatacaaatattattaaattaaaattatatattttttatattttgatatcatttttttaaataatactttttaaaaagtattattttaattttagtaatattttttaaaatattagtcatCATAATCACGTAATATAAACATGAAGTAATAACGATAAATatatactatataaattaaataacagtAATGCTACGTTACCAACTTTTTATCTGTCAAAATCTGCCAACTTGAGTTGGGCTGGACATGAAGCCCATCTACTAAATAAAGCCACATCTAAGTTAATTATGGTTTAATCCTAATTTATCACGTGTTGGTAATAGTTGGCAGACTCTCTCTTGGTAACGTATACTTTtccattaaataaaatatacaatgaTATCATTACCTTATTATCGTTAAAAATTtatccataaaaaaaattattgtagtgTTAGATGTTTTGCTTCGACCTTCAAGGCCTCATTGATTAACTAAGCAAGGATTTACGAGCCCAACTTGCTTTTATCTCGGGAAAAGAATCTAATGACAGtagtaaataaaattttattaccaGTCAcacttaatatttaattaatctaTTCTAGATCTGAGTTTTATTTAAGAGTCTGTTATTGTTATTGTCGCTGACCAATGAATTGCTATATGTATAAGACGAAATTCAATCTTCCGACAATTGTTTAAGTGGACGAGTGAGTTGACTACTTGACCAAACCAAAATTATTGAcacttaattaaaaatataaaaaaacatcaaaatttattatttttaattattaatttaacttttttaatttaatattttttcaatgTACTTTAACCTAcattacttttaaatattaataactaattaataaccaaaaatataaattttaatagttcTTTAACTTATTTTTATCGACACATTTGGTATGAAATAAATGAATGCAAGTACAATCATTATTCTAAGTTCTATTTGTGTTACTAATTGTAAATTTAAGACAAATTAAACGCAAGAGTCTTTTAATTTTGGATTTGCATGCTAAAAAAGCTTTTTATGTAGAAAAAGTAAAGcgttgaagaatgaagatagagtcTATGCTGACTAGAGGTCTCTTGTATTGATTcacatatagaatcaaactagGCTTTGAAGCTAAACTAACCGtagattatttaaaaaagaaataaggttttcttcttttctgaaaagaaataagaatataCATATAAGATTGTTCAATCATGTAGCTTCACTTTAATTCCCTCACGAGAGGTTTGTTTCTAATCCTGAACATACGTTTAGAGAATGATTTCTGAATAACGAATCTAGACATTGCTTCTAGCATGTCTATAATCTCATGATTTATCTATGTATAGGACTAAGAGTCATGGGTGGTGTTTTTTCGTGACATCAAATTTGTCAATAGAGTTAAAGGCTGCTAATAAGATATGCATCTAGGCATGTATATTCACATATTGCGCCATCAATAGGGGGACTTAATTTACACGTAACGCTATCTTTAATTTCCGCTTATGATCCAAACAAATTGTCGGGGTTCATTTTCAGGAACAAGTAATCATAGTCATCATGGAAATCCAAACTAATAAAACGtgttagatagatagatagatagatagatatagagAGACTAGCTAGAGTATATGATAATAACGTATGCAATGAGAATATTTCTAGGAATATTGTACCTGTATTCTTTCATTTTATAATGACAGCTTTTCTAATATTGTAAATCATTTCCTAAAGTAGTTACAGTttctttaatttgaaaaaaaataaaataaaacaatactGTTTGAAGTAATAGTAAGTTAGTAACGAGGGCGACAGAACAAGGGATACAATAGCCAATGAGTGGAGTaccatattaattatatattcaaCGAAGCAGAGGATTCTACTTTCTGCAAGAAGTCAAGAACACAGTCATGCAACCAACCCCCTCTGCCTTTGCCAAGTTGTGAAAACTCATATATATTGGGTTGGGCTGGGAGGTTTGAAACGGATCCTGTAGGCCCAATATTTGATTGGGCCTAAAAAAAGTGCCAAGCcgagttattttattatttgagaGGAGGAGAGTCAAAAAAGGGAAGTGAGAGGAGTAGATATAGACGGGTCTTTGTCAAGTCTAATTAAGTCATGTCCTGTGTAACGGACAAGAGATAACATAACAATGGGTTCCGGTTGCGTCGGTCACTGCCTTCCATTCTCATTCTCATTCTCATTCTCATTCTCATTTCCATTATCATTCTTGTTAGTGCTGTGGTTCTATTCAATTTCTTCAGCTTATGGATGCGATAAAGCTCCAGCTATATTCGTGTTTGGCGATTCCAACTCGGACACGGGTGGACTCGCCTCTGGACTCGGTTACCCTATCAACCTCCCCAATGGACGCAGCTTCTTCCATAGATCCACCGGTCGCTTGTCCGATGGACGCCTCATAATCGATTTGCTCTGTAAGACTTAACTTAATTGCTTCTCTTCTCTGTTTTCTGGAAATGGATCTATCTTCATTCTTACGGGATCTGTCGGTCACTTATTCTTTTATTTCGTATTACTATTTGTGATCTCGTGTGGGGTCCATGTTTCTCACATATCTTTGACTTCGAGTCTTTAGTGCTGACGTCTGTCCAGCACCATCACCTTTGCCTCTGTTAAGAAACTCACAcaacttgtaaaaaaaaaaaaaaatccccaGAAAGAGAAAATCTTAGTGGTCAATActgttattaaaatttagtttagttagtatttaatcataaaaaatataattttatattattaaatataatttttattattaaaaatactaatgataattaattaattactataaattaaaaaatgtgtTGGTTTCTaacactatttaaaaaaaatatacatatatgtctactaaaaataatatatttattatttatatctgtttaattaagagtttaattttaataaacagaataaaatattttttataatcattCGATCAcatgtgttattttttttatattttacatatgataATTTAAATGACTATTTATTTTAGGCAGTTAATAAAAAACTTGTTACATAgctaatcaaaattaaaatttttaactaattgGGTTACTCTTTCTTAATTAAAAACTTCATTACCTGTATGCCCCTCTAGATTAGGGTATAATATTtagtattataaataaaaaaattaattatttttatcggtTTCTgtcatttttatcaaatttataatttggttcctatttttttttcaattgaattcATATcgtgcttttaattttataatgatgtattttttatgtcaaaaatattaaaattaacaaaaaaaattctttcaaaaaatgTAATGAAAGATCTAATTATATATCttcaatttgtaaaaaaatattcaataaattctaatattttttatacagagaataatctaattataaaattaaaagtagtatagAGATCtaatccaaatatatatatatatgttcctaCCCTGGCCCAATGATAAAAGCCCAgatccaaataaaaggcctaatccgaaggattaagcctagctaagcACCGACCTTCATATAAGAAGTCGGTGTCGACTACGACTTACGCTAAAGAAGTCGGACATGAGATTAGCGGGCAGATAAAcgctcattcaaatgagtaaccgcccctaaaatctctctacccgcttcatcaagccatatatcttaacctccctaagataaagggacggttaacacccaaaagatacggcactactccaacggtggttattggctcaccactataaatacactgacacccctcagatatctctaagcccaatactctctagacctgctcacactcttgctaacttaggcatcggagtgtctttgcaggtaccaccccctctcCTCGTACAAACTAGTCGGACGGAGTCACCCGAGTTGCACATTCATTCGGAAATCTCCTCCTCCACACCTTTGGGCCAACCTACGCAATCTActctattaatctccggttaccttccgtaacaatatatataagaacttaattataaatttggtaaaactataagAACGATCATTAAacctaaataaaaataacattttcaaATATACtccttattaatttaattaattagatgGCCGTGTAAATTGTCACTAAATATTATTTTAGCGAGGAAATAACAAAAATCCACTTTAAAATTTGTGATACATTAAAATTGAATTCGATGTAGTAGGATAAAAATGcgaacaataaaaattaaccaaCCTAGACTTTGGATGTTAGTAAATTAGTTCTTCAATTGTTAGATATGCAAATTGTTTTGTTGGTTGGTTTTTGtttacaatttacaatttacTGTTGATGTATCGttagtatataaaaaatttacttCTATATCATTAAAAGGCGTAGATGCAAAAGATGCAAGACTATTGAACAATTTCCCTCTAACATTTGCAGGCCAAAGTATCAACATGAGTTTATTGAACCCATATATGGACCCATTGTCTGGATCAACGTTCACAAATGGAGCAAACTTTGCAGTTGTAGGGTCCTCTACACTCCCCAAGTATCTTCCATTCTCTTTAAATATACAAGTCATGCAGTTCAGGCGTCTCAAAGCTCGTGCACTTGAACTTGTTAATGCAGGtagatttttcttttttcgttattaTTTCATTGCTTGGAAGAAACAGTTCATTGTTGGAGGGTTTTTATTTTCTCATCAATGTTTCATACTTCATAGAGTTCATATCCCAATTAAGGTATTTAAATGACttttttttgggccaaaaaattAATACTGATTATGCTTTCAGTTCAACTTGAGGTATCATATTATTGCTATCTGATTGGGGTAAATGTTTGTAAAATATTCATATGGAGTTTGAATTTATGAATGAAGTAGAACTAAATAATTGCCTCATAAACTTACAGGTGCAACCAATTTGATAAATGATGGAGGGTTCCGAGATGCACTCTACTTGATTGATATTGGGCAAAATGACATTGCTGATTCATTTACC contains:
- the LOC112695599 gene encoding WAT1-related protein At1g09380 — its product is MARGLIPLLSMILVQLAYAGMSITSKLALEGGMNPLILVAYRQIFATIAIAPFTYWLEWKTVPRMTRRVMLQIVLSSITGITGNQVLFFVGLKYSTATVACALTNLLPAFTFVLAAIFRQESVGMKRKAGVAKVLGTVVCVGGALLLSFYHGKTIGIAESSIRWSFAERMEGKSSSNGNGSALLGPFLLVVSALVWSLWFIIQADISKNFPAPYTSTNYMCFLASIQCVLLALSFDHTPSSWSLHDPIRLVSSLYAGVVCTGLAYCLMSWTIERKGPLYVSVFSPLQLVLTAVASWALLREKLYIGTVIGSVLIVGGLYCVLWGKNKEMNEIIAEKETVKYNESNAKNSDLELPSYIPSNNGNHRVIVDVA